From a region of the Tateyamaria omphalii genome:
- a CDS encoding RluA family pseudouridine synthase produces the protein MDDVYAPPDEPLDILHDDAEMLVVSKPSGLLSVPGKGEHLSDCLIARVQAVWPQALLVHRLDRDTSGVMVFGLTPHAQRFLSKQFELRAAKKTYVARVWGRMTPKTGRVDLPLIVDWPNRPRQHVDHENGKPAVTDWRVLRDTETESRVRLMPQTGRSHQLRVHMMELGHPILGDPFYADGLARDFERLMLHSEELRIKHPDSGKMMRFRAAAPF, from the coding sequence ATGGATGATGTCTATGCCCCGCCTGATGAACCGCTCGACATTCTGCATGATGATGCGGAGATGTTGGTGGTGTCCAAACCGTCGGGTTTGTTGAGCGTTCCGGGCAAGGGGGAGCACCTGTCGGATTGCCTGATTGCGCGGGTGCAGGCGGTGTGGCCGCAGGCGTTGTTGGTGCATCGGCTCGACCGGGATACGAGCGGGGTGATGGTGTTTGGATTGACGCCCCATGCGCAGCGGTTCCTGTCCAAGCAGTTCGAACTGCGGGCGGCGAAAAAGACATATGTCGCAAGGGTTTGGGGGCGCATGACACCCAAGACGGGGCGGGTCGATCTGCCCCTGATCGTGGACTGGCCGAACCGGCCCAGGCAGCATGTGGACCATGAGAATGGCAAGCCCGCGGTGACCGATTGGCGGGTGCTGCGCGACACCGAAACGGAGAGCCGGGTGCGGTTGATGCCGCAGACGGGGCGGAGCCATCAGCTGCGGGTGCATATGATGGAATTGGGCCATCCGATCCTGGGTGATCCGTTCTATGCGGACGGACTTGCGCGGGACTTTGAGCGGTTGATGCTGCATTCGGAGGAGCTGCGGATCAAGCATCCGGACAGTGGCAAGATGATGCGGTTTCGGGCTGCTGCGCCGTTCTGA
- a CDS encoding glycosyltransferase family 2 protein — MPSPSDIQIITVAYNSTGVIGDMLASVPADVHVVIVDNASSDAGALASLAETHGATVVTNPENRGFGAACNIGAAHCNRPWLLFLNPDARLEPGCLDTLCHAADAHPQASAFAPRVLDGKGRQAFRRRSRLLPKSSHWTGQAPQQDTNVPLLNGAAIFVKASHFSDIGGFDDQIFLYHEDDDLSLRLTAAHGPIRFVHDAVVTHAEGRSTARTPATAAFKARHMAQSAIYAMEKHGQTGARRRIIAHGLMQLISPITLISARKRAKAMGFVKGALSKGIAPQS; from the coding sequence ATGCCCAGCCCCTCTGACATCCAGATCATCACTGTCGCCTACAACAGCACCGGCGTGATCGGCGACATGCTCGCCTCGGTCCCCGCTGACGTGCACGTGGTCATCGTGGACAACGCCAGCAGCGACGCGGGCGCGCTGGCCTCACTGGCGGAAACCCACGGGGCAACCGTCGTCACGAACCCCGAAAACCGCGGCTTCGGCGCCGCCTGCAACATCGGCGCGGCGCATTGCAACCGCCCATGGCTCCTGTTCCTCAACCCCGACGCACGGCTCGAACCCGGCTGCCTCGACACGCTCTGCCACGCAGCAGACGCACACCCACAGGCCAGCGCCTTCGCCCCACGGGTCCTCGACGGCAAGGGCAGGCAAGCCTTCCGCCGCCGCTCCCGCCTCCTGCCCAAAAGCAGCCACTGGACGGGGCAAGCGCCACAACAGGACACAAACGTCCCCCTGCTCAACGGCGCAGCGATCTTTGTAAAGGCATCGCATTTCAGCGACATCGGCGGCTTTGACGACCAAATCTTCCTCTATCACGAAGATGACGACCTCAGCCTGCGCCTGACAGCAGCACACGGCCCCATCCGCTTCGTCCACGACGCGGTCGTCACCCACGCCGAAGGGCGCAGCACCGCGCGCACCCCCGCCACTGCCGCGTTCAAGGCCCGGCACATGGCCCAATCGGCCATCTATGCGATGGAAAAACACGGGCAGACCGGCGCACGCCGCCGCATCATCGCCCATGGCCTGATGCAGCTCATCTCACCGATCACCCTCATCTCGGCCCGCAAACGGGCCAAGGCCATGGGCTTTGTCAAAGGGGCGCTCTCCAAAGGGATCGCGCCCCAAAGCTAG
- a CDS encoding alpha/beta hydrolase family esterase — protein sequence MKHLAALLLALPTLAFAQCGPDAACAIDGGSYHMTGAETGPDPKPALVFFHGHNASGQMIFRGGIQSEFADAGYVVIAPNGQQIPGRETRFWPGRDGSARDDVGFVLDVVEDAKTKARIDPNRIYVAGFSAGGSMAWLMACKQADAFAAYVSIAGALREPNDTTDCPNAPVRFLQIHGFADNQVPFEGRAIRDWHQGSLWDSLALARTANQCRTHPDTIEIGDQFRCRDWNASCSNGATKFCEHDGGHGMPRGWTTLAKQWFEGS from the coding sequence ATGAAACACTTAGCCGCCCTTCTCCTCGCCCTGCCAACCCTCGCCTTTGCCCAATGCGGCCCCGACGCCGCCTGCGCGATCGACGGCGGCAGCTACCACATGACCGGCGCCGAAACCGGGCCTGACCCCAAACCTGCGCTCGTCTTTTTCCATGGTCACAACGCCAGCGGCCAAATGATTTTCCGCGGCGGGATCCAATCGGAATTCGCCGACGCAGGCTATGTCGTCATCGCCCCAAACGGCCAGCAAATCCCCGGTCGAGAAACCCGGTTCTGGCCGGGCCGCGATGGCAGCGCCCGAGACGATGTCGGCTTTGTTCTGGACGTCGTGGAGGACGCGAAAACCAAGGCGCGCATCGACCCGAACCGCATCTATGTCGCGGGCTTTTCCGCAGGGGGATCAATGGCTTGGCTCATGGCCTGCAAACAGGCCGACGCCTTCGCTGCCTACGTCTCCATCGCCGGCGCACTCCGCGAACCCAACGACACAACCGACTGCCCAAACGCCCCCGTCCGCTTTCTGCAAATCCACGGCTTCGCCGACAACCAGGTCCCCTTCGAAGGGCGCGCCATCCGCGACTGGCACCAGGGCAGCCTGTGGGACAGCCTTGCGCTGGCCCGCACCGCCAACCAGTGCCGCACGCATCCCGACACCATCGAGATCGGCGACCAATTCCGCTGCCGCGACTGGAACGCAAGCTGTTCAAATGGCGCGACAAAATTCTGCGAACACGATGGCGGCCACGGCATGCCACGCGGCTGGACGACCCTTGCCAAACAGTGGTTCGAAGGCTCCTAA
- the pnp gene encoding polyribonucleotide nucleotidyltransferase yields the protein MFNETKKSMQWGEETLTLETGKVARQADGSVIATLGETSVMANVTFAKSPKPGQDFFPLTVHYQEKYYAAGKIPGGFFKREARPTEKETLTARLIDRPIRPLFVSGFKHEVLVMCTVLSHDLVNDPDIVAMIAASAALTISGAPFMGPIAGARVGYEDGEYILNPTVDDMQDLRLNPEQRLDLVVAGTKDAVMMVESEAYELSEAEMLGAVNFAHEQIQPVIDLIIALAEDSAKEPFDFQAPDYSDLYEAVKAAGETQMREAFAISDKQERTSAVSAARTAIVEALTEEQQEDGNLGSALKKLEASILRGDVVKTGTRIDGRKTDEIRDIVCQTGLLPRTHGSALFTRGETQGLVVTTLGTGDDEQFIDALHGNFKSNFLLHYNFPPYSVGEAGRVGPPGRREIGHGKLAWRALQAVLPASTDFPYTVRLVSEITESNGSSSMASVCGGSLSMMDAGVPLKSAVAGVAMGLILEEDGSYAILSDILGDEDHLGDMDFKVAGTENGITSLQMDIKIAGITPEIMEKALAQAKDGRMHILGEMGKAISGAQEFSVHAPRIETMQVPTDKIREVIGSGGKVIREIVEVSGAKVDINDDGIIKIASPNGEAIKKAYDMIHSIVAEPEEGAVYTGTVVKIVDFGAFVNFFGKRDGLVHVSQIENRRLNHPSDVLKEGQEVKVKLLGFDDRGKVRLSMKVVDQETGEEVKKEESAAE from the coding sequence ATGTTCAACGAGACGAAAAAATCCATGCAGTGGGGCGAAGAGACGCTCACACTGGAAACCGGCAAGGTCGCCCGTCAAGCGGACGGGTCCGTCATTGCCACGCTGGGCGAAACCAGCGTCATGGCGAACGTGACCTTCGCCAAATCCCCCAAACCGGGTCAGGACTTCTTTCCCCTGACCGTCCACTACCAGGAAAAATACTACGCCGCGGGCAAGATCCCCGGCGGTTTCTTCAAGCGTGAGGCACGGCCCACCGAGAAAGAAACCCTGACCGCCCGCCTGATCGACCGTCCGATCCGGCCCCTGTTCGTCTCCGGCTTCAAGCACGAAGTGCTGGTGATGTGCACCGTTCTGTCCCACGATCTGGTCAACGACCCCGACATCGTCGCGATGATCGCCGCCTCCGCTGCCCTGACCATTTCGGGCGCGCCGTTCATGGGCCCCATCGCCGGTGCGCGTGTTGGGTACGAGGATGGCGAATACATCCTGAACCCCACCGTCGACGACATGCAGGACCTGCGCCTGAACCCCGAGCAACGCCTCGATCTGGTTGTCGCCGGCACCAAAGACGCCGTGATGATGGTCGAATCCGAAGCCTACGAACTCAGCGAAGCGGAAATGCTGGGTGCGGTCAACTTCGCACACGAGCAAATCCAGCCCGTGATCGACCTGATCATCGCGCTGGCCGAAGACTCCGCGAAAGAACCGTTTGACTTCCAGGCCCCCGACTATTCGGACCTCTACGAAGCGGTCAAAGCCGCAGGCGAAACGCAAATGCGCGAAGCGTTCGCGATCAGCGACAAGCAAGAGCGCACCAGCGCCGTGTCCGCCGCCCGCACTGCCATCGTCGAGGCGCTGACCGAAGAGCAGCAAGAAGACGGCAACCTCGGCTCCGCCCTGAAGAAGCTCGAAGCGTCCATCCTGCGCGGTGACGTGGTCAAGACCGGCACCCGCATCGACGGTCGTAAAACGGATGAAATCCGTGACATCGTGTGCCAAACGGGCCTCCTGCCCCGGACGCACGGCTCGGCACTCTTCACCCGTGGTGAGACGCAAGGCCTGGTCGTGACCACACTGGGCACCGGCGACGACGAACAGTTCATCGACGCCCTGCACGGCAACTTCAAATCCAACTTCCTGCTGCACTACAACTTCCCGCCCTACTCGGTCGGCGAAGCGGGTCGCGTGGGCCCTCCCGGACGGCGTGAAATCGGCCACGGCAAACTGGCATGGCGCGCGCTGCAAGCCGTGCTGCCAGCCAGCACCGACTTCCCCTACACCGTGCGTCTGGTATCGGAAATCACCGAATCCAACGGCTCCTCCTCCATGGCGTCCGTTTGCGGCGGCTCGCTGTCGATGATGGATGCAGGCGTTCCGCTGAAATCGGCTGTGGCCGGTGTGGCCATGGGCCTGATCCTCGAAGAAGACGGCAGCTACGCCATCCTGTCCGACATCCTGGGTGACGAAGACCACCTGGGCGACATGGATTTCAAAGTGGCAGGCACAGAAAACGGCATCACCTCGCTGCAGATGGACATCAAGATCGCAGGCATCACGCCCGAGATCATGGAAAAAGCCCTGGCACAGGCCAAAGACGGCCGGATGCACATCCTGGGCGAGATGGGCAAAGCCATCAGCGGCGCGCAGGAATTCTCGGTCCACGCACCGCGCATCGAAACCATGCAAGTGCCCACCGACAAAATCCGTGAGGTCATCGGTTCCGGCGGTAAAGTGATCCGCGAAATCGTCGAAGTGTCGGGCGCCAAGGTCGACATCAACGATGACGGCATCATCAAGATTGCATCGCCCAACGGCGAAGCCATCAAGAAAGCCTACGACATGATCCACTCGATCGTGGCCGAACCGGAAGAGGGTGCGGTCTACACCGGCACCGTCGTGAAGATCGTCGATTTCGGCGCCTTCGTGAACTTCTTTGGCAAGCGCGACGGCCTGGTGCACGTGTCCCAGATCGAAAACCGCCGCCTGAACCACCCGTCGGACGTCCTGAAAGAGGGCCAAGAGGTCAAGGTCAAGCTCTTGGGCTTTGATGACCGCGGCAAGGTCCGCCTGTCGATGAAAGTCGTCGATCAGGAAACCGGCGAAGAAGTGAAGAAAGAGGAATCGGCCGCGGAATAA
- a CDS encoding GcvT family protein, with product MPDLPSHARVVIIGGGVIGCSVAYHLTKLGWTDVVLLERKQLTSGTTWHAAGLIAQLRATANMTKLARYSQELYGDLEAETGVATGFKRVGSITAALTEERLEELRRQAGMARAFGVEVEEISPTEVKARYDHLNIDDVTGGVYLPLDGQGDPANIALALAKGARQRGAKVQERVAVTHIAREGRKVTGVDWQGEDGTNGHIACDMIVNCAGMWGREVGKMTGVNVPLQACEHFYIVTEAIQGLTQLPVLRVPDECAYYKEDAGKMLLGAFEPNAKPWAVDGIPRDFEFDQLPEDFDHFEPILEAAVNRMPMLAEAGIHTFFNGPESFTPDDAYHLGLAPEMDNVWVACGFNSIGIQSAGGAGMALAQWMQDGDKPFDLGDVDISRMQPFQGNKTYLAERSTETLGLLYADHFPFRQKATARGVRRSPFHSHLIQQGAVMGEFAGWERANWIARNGQQPAYEYSWRRQNFFGNVADEHKAIRENVGMYDMSSFGKIRVEGRDAEAFMNYVGGGNYTVPVGKIVYTQFLNNTGGIEADVTVTRLSETAYLVVTPAATRLADQTWMQRHVGDFNVVITDVTAGEGVLAVMGPNARKLLQMVSPADFSNEVNPFGTAQEIEIGMGLARVHRVTYVGELGWEVYVSSDMAGHVFETLYEAGQDLGMSLCGMHMMDTCRIEKGFRHFGHDITCEDHVLEAGLGFAVKKDKPSFIGRDAVLRKRDEGLENRLLQFKLTDPEPLLYHNEPIVRNGDIVGYLSSGAYGHHLGAAMGLGYVPCKGETAAEVLGSTFEIDVAGTRVLAEASLKPMYDPKSERVKA from the coding sequence ATGCCTGACCTTCCCTCCCACGCCCGCGTCGTCATCATTGGCGGCGGTGTCATTGGATGTTCTGTTGCCTACCACCTGACCAAGCTGGGGTGGACAGATGTTGTTCTGCTGGAACGCAAGCAACTGACATCCGGCACCACCTGGCATGCGGCGGGCCTGATCGCGCAGTTGCGGGCAACGGCCAACATGACCAAGCTGGCGCGTTATTCGCAGGAGCTGTACGGCGATCTGGAAGCGGAAACCGGGGTTGCGACCGGCTTCAAACGCGTGGGGTCGATCACCGCCGCCCTGACCGAAGAGCGGCTGGAAGAGCTGCGCCGCCAGGCGGGCATGGCCCGCGCCTTTGGTGTGGAGGTCGAGGAGATTTCGCCAACAGAGGTCAAGGCCCGCTACGACCATCTGAACATCGACGACGTGACGGGTGGTGTCTATTTGCCCCTCGACGGTCAGGGCGACCCGGCCAACATCGCGCTTGCGCTGGCCAAAGGCGCGCGTCAGCGTGGGGCCAAGGTGCAAGAGCGGGTGGCCGTGACCCACATCGCGCGCGAGGGTCGCAAGGTCACGGGCGTGGATTGGCAGGGCGAGGATGGCACCAACGGCCATATCGCCTGCGACATGATCGTGAACTGCGCGGGCATGTGGGGCCGCGAAGTGGGCAAGATGACGGGCGTGAACGTGCCGCTGCAGGCTTGCGAGCACTTCTACATCGTGACCGAGGCCATTCAGGGCCTGACGCAACTGCCCGTGCTGCGCGTGCCGGACGAGTGCGCGTATTACAAGGAAGACGCAGGGAAAATGCTGCTGGGCGCGTTTGAGCCAAACGCGAAGCCCTGGGCCGTGGACGGCATTCCGCGCGACTTTGAATTCGACCAACTGCCCGAGGACTTTGATCATTTCGAGCCGATCCTCGAAGCGGCGGTGAACCGGATGCCCATGCTGGCGGAGGCGGGCATCCACACCTTCTTCAACGGGCCGGAGAGTTTTACGCCCGACGACGCCTACCACCTTGGCCTCGCGCCCGAGATGGACAATGTCTGGGTCGCCTGTGGCTTCAACTCCATCGGTATCCAGTCGGCGGGTGGCGCGGGCATGGCGCTGGCGCAGTGGATGCAGGATGGAGACAAACCCTTTGACCTCGGCGACGTTGATATCAGCCGGATGCAGCCGTTCCAGGGCAACAAGACCTACCTCGCTGAACGCTCGACCGAGACGCTGGGCCTGCTTTATGCCGACCACTTCCCCTTCCGGCAAAAGGCGACCGCGCGCGGGGTGCGCCGCAGTCCGTTTCACAGCCATCTGATCCAGCAGGGCGCCGTGATGGGTGAGTTCGCGGGATGGGAGCGCGCCAACTGGATCGCCCGCAACGGTCAGCAACCGGCTTACGAATACTCGTGGAGGCGCCAGAATTTCTTTGGCAACGTCGCCGACGAACACAAGGCGATCCGCGAGAATGTGGGCATGTACGACATGTCCTCCTTCGGCAAGATCCGGGTGGAAGGGCGCGACGCCGAGGCGTTCATGAACTACGTAGGCGGCGGCAACTATACGGTGCCGGTGGGCAAGATCGTCTATACCCAGTTCCTGAACAACACTGGCGGGATCGAGGCGGACGTGACCGTCACACGCCTGTCAGAAACGGCCTATCTGGTCGTGACCCCGGCAGCGACGCGACTTGCTGACCAGACCTGGATGCAGCGCCACGTGGGTGACTTCAACGTCGTCATCACGGACGTCACAGCAGGCGAAGGCGTGCTGGCCGTGATGGGGCCAAATGCCCGTAAACTCTTGCAAATGGTCAGCCCCGCCGACTTCTCGAACGAGGTCAATCCGTTTGGTACGGCGCAAGAGATCGAGATCGGCATGGGCCTCGCCCGGGTGCACCGGGTGACTTACGTGGGTGAGCTTGGATGGGAGGTTTACGTCTCCTCCGACATGGCCGGTCACGTGTTTGAAACGCTGTATGAGGCGGGGCAGGATCTGGGTATGTCGCTGTGTGGGATGCACATGATGGACACGTGTCGCATCGAAAAGGGCTTCCGCCATTTTGGCCATGACATCACCTGCGAAGATCATGTGCTGGAAGCGGGTTTGGGCTTTGCCGTGAAAAAGGACAAGCCGTCCTTCATCGGGCGCGATGCGGTGCTGCGCAAGCGGGACGAAGGGCTGGAGAACCGGCTGCTGCAATTCAAGCTGACCGATCCCGAGCCGCTGCTGTATCACAATGAGCCGATTGTGCGGAACGGTGATATCGTGGGGTATCTCAGTTCAGGTGCGTATGGACACCATCTGGGGGCTGCGATGGGCCTGGGCTATGTGCCCTGCAAGGGCGAGACGGCGGCGGAGGTTTTGGGCTCCACCTTCGAGATTGACGTGGCTGGCACACGGGTGCTGGCAGAGGCGTCGTTGAAGCCGATGTATGACCCGAAATCCGAGCGCGTGAAGGCGTGA
- a CDS encoding peroxiredoxin, whose protein sequence is MGLRINDTIPDLTVETDHGTFSLHEWIGDSWAILFSHPKDFTPVCTTEFGAVAQLAEEWEKRGTKVIGVSVDGVEDHKKWKGDIEKVAGAKAGFPIIADDGLAVSKAFDMLPAEAYLPDGRTPADSATVRSVFIIGPDKQLKLSMTYPMTVGRNFAEVVRALDGLQMSAKGVATPANWVPGEDVIIPPSVSNEDAKAKFGAFETVLPYLRKTKAPE, encoded by the coding sequence ATGGGTTTGCGCATCAACGACACCATCCCGGATTTGACGGTCGAAACGGACCACGGCACGTTTTCGCTGCATGAGTGGATCGGCGATAGCTGGGCGATTTTGTTTTCGCACCCGAAGGATTTTACGCCCGTGTGCACGACCGAGTTCGGTGCCGTGGCGCAGTTGGCGGAAGAGTGGGAGAAGCGTGGGACCAAGGTGATTGGTGTGTCTGTGGACGGCGTTGAGGATCACAAGAAGTGGAAGGGTGATATCGAGAAGGTCGCTGGGGCCAAGGCCGGTTTCCCGATCATTGCAGATGACGGGCTGGCGGTGTCGAAGGCGTTCGATATGTTGCCCGCCGAGGCGTATTTGCCTGATGGCCGGACCCCGGCAGATTCGGCGACTGTGCGGTCGGTGTTCATCATTGGGCCGGACAAGCAGCTGAAGCTGTCGATGACCTATCCGATGACCGTGGGCCGCAATTTTGCCGAGGTGGTGCGGGCGCTGGATGGCTTGCAGATGTCGGCCAAGGGCGTGGCGACGCCTGCGAACTGGGTGCCGGGCGAGGATGTGATCATTCCGCCGTCGGTATCGAACGAGGACGCCAAGGCGAAGTTTGGCGCGTTCGAGACGGTGTTGCCTTATCTGCGCAAGACGAAGGCCCCGGAGTAA
- the rarD gene encoding EamA family transporter RarD: MTQPSGDTPQGLGFAVSAYFLWGFLPLYMKLLDHLGPAEVVAHRIIWSVPIAALLLILLRRTGDLMTALRNPRMLAMGCVTATLITLNWGIYVWAITSGHALDAALGYYINPLFSVALGAVLLGERMTGAQKVAIGLAACAVVVLTVSAGVVPWAALGLTVTWGFYALAKKQLPIGPNQGFLLEVLILLVPALAYVGWLASTGQGQFLVGDFGTDWLLLGCGAVTAIPLILYANGAKGLRLTTIAILQYIAPTMIFLCAVVVFKEPFGQARMIAFPMIWAALVIYSVSMVRQMRATA; this comes from the coding sequence ATGACACAACCATCCGGTGATACGCCCCAAGGGCTCGGCTTTGCCGTATCCGCCTATTTTCTTTGGGGTTTTCTGCCGCTTTATATGAAGCTGCTGGACCATCTTGGTCCGGCGGAGGTGGTGGCGCATCGGATCATCTGGTCGGTGCCGATTGCAGCGCTCTTGCTGATCCTGCTGCGGCGCACGGGCGACCTGATGACGGCGCTGCGCAATCCGCGGATGTTGGCGATGGGGTGTGTGACGGCGACGCTGATCACGTTGAACTGGGGCATCTACGTCTGGGCGATCACCAGTGGTCACGCGCTGGACGCGGCGCTTGGGTATTACATCAACCCCTTGTTTTCAGTGGCCTTGGGCGCGGTTTTGCTGGGTGAACGGATGACCGGGGCGCAGAAGGTTGCCATCGGATTGGCGGCCTGTGCTGTGGTGGTCCTGACCGTCTCGGCAGGCGTTGTGCCGTGGGCGGCGCTTGGGTTGACGGTGACCTGGGGGTTCTATGCGCTGGCGAAGAAGCAGTTGCCGATTGGGCCAAACCAGGGGTTTTTGCTTGAAGTGTTGATCCTGCTGGTCCCGGCGCTGGCCTATGTCGGGTGGCTGGCCAGCACAGGACAGGGGCAGTTTCTGGTGGGCGATTTTGGCACCGACTGGTTGTTGCTGGGTTGCGGGGCGGTCACGGCTATCCCGTTGATTTTGTATGCAAATGGGGCCAAGGGGCTGCGCCTGACGACAATCGCGATCCTGCAATACATCGCGCCGACGATGATTTTTCTGTGCGCCGTTGTGGTGTTCAAGGAGCCCTTCGGGCAGGCGCGGATGATCGCGTTTCCGATGATCTGGGCGGCGCTGGTGATCTATTCGGTGTCGATGGTGCGGCAGATGCGGGCGACGGCTTAG
- a CDS encoding aldehyde dehydrogenase family protein, protein MLEKRDFYINGQWVAPQDGTDHHVIDPSTEEPTAVISLGGTKDAEAAIAAAKAAFPAWMATPVEDRIALVDKLIDIYNTRAEDLAQAMSTEMGAPLDMARSQQVGAGTWHLKNFIRAAKSFDFNRPLSDRASNDRIIYEPVGVAALITPWNWPMNQVTLKVGAAAIAGCTMVLKPSEESPLNAIIFAEMMDAAGFPPGVFNLINGDGPGVGTVLSGHPDVDMVSFTGSSRAGRLISKNAADTLKRVHLELGGKGANVIFDDADEKAVKRGVLHMMNNTGQSCNAPSRMLVQRSKYDAAVEEAAAIAGKVTVGPASEEGHHIGPVVNEVQWTKIQDLIQKGIDEGARLVAGGTGRPDGFNKGYYVRPTVFADVTNDMTIAREEIFGPVLSIIPFETEEDAIEIANDTPYGLTNYVQTQDGSRLNRMAQALRSGMVEMNGTSRAAGSPFGGMKQSGNGREGGIWGIEDFLEVKAVSGWAAE, encoded by the coding sequence ATGCTCGAAAAACGCGATTTCTACATCAACGGCCAATGGGTCGCCCCGCAGGACGGCACCGACCACCACGTGATCGACCCCTCGACCGAGGAACCAACAGCCGTCATCTCACTCGGCGGCACCAAGGACGCAGAGGCCGCAATCGCCGCGGCCAAGGCCGCCTTCCCCGCCTGGATGGCCACCCCGGTCGAGGACCGCATCGCCCTCGTCGACAAGCTGATCGACATCTACAACACCCGGGCCGAGGACCTGGCCCAGGCCATGTCCACCGAAATGGGCGCCCCCCTCGACATGGCGCGCAGCCAACAGGTCGGCGCGGGCACATGGCACCTGAAAAACTTCATCCGCGCGGCCAAATCCTTCGACTTCAACCGCCCCCTCAGCGACCGCGCCTCGAATGACCGGATCATCTACGAACCCGTCGGCGTCGCGGCTCTGATTACCCCGTGGAACTGGCCCATGAACCAGGTCACGCTCAAGGTGGGTGCCGCCGCCATCGCAGGCTGCACCATGGTCCTGAAGCCTTCCGAAGAATCCCCCCTCAACGCCATCATCTTTGCCGAGATGATGGACGCGGCGGGCTTCCCGCCCGGCGTCTTCAACCTGATCAACGGCGACGGCCCCGGCGTGGGCACGGTGCTGTCGGGCCACCCGGATGTGGACATGGTCAGCTTCACCGGCTCGTCCCGCGCGGGCAGGCTCATCTCGAAAAACGCCGCCGACACGCTCAAACGTGTCCACCTTGAACTGGGCGGCAAAGGGGCCAATGTCATCTTTGACGACGCCGATGAAAAGGCGGTCAAACGCGGCGTGTTGCACATGATGAACAACACCGGGCAGTCCTGTAATGCTCCCTCCCGGATGCTCGTGCAACGCAGCAAATATGACGCCGCGGTTGAAGAGGCCGCCGCCATCGCGGGCAAAGTCACCGTCGGCCCCGCCAGCGAAGAAGGGCACCATATCGGCCCGGTGGTCAACGAAGTGCAATGGACCAAAATCCAGGACCTCATCCAAAAAGGCATCGACGAAGGCGCCAGGCTGGTTGCCGGCGGCACAGGCCGCCCCGACGGCTTCAACAAAGGGTACTACGTCCGCCCCACCGTCTTTGCGGACGTCACCAACGACATGACCATCGCACGCGAGGAAATCTTCGGCCCCGTCCTGTCGATCATTCCCTTCGAGACGGAAGAAGACGCCATTGAGATCGCCAACGACACGCCCTACGGCCTGACCAACTACGTCCAGACCCAGGACGGATCAAGACTGAACCGTATGGCCCAGGCCCTCCGCTCCGGCATGGTCGAAATGAACGGCACCTCCCGCGCCGCAGGCTCCCCTTTCGGCGGCATGAAACAGTCGGGCAACGGACGCGAAGGTGGCATCTGGGGGATCGAGGATTTTCTCGAAGTCAAAGCCGTCTCAGGCTGGGCCGCCGAATAA